From Brassica oleracea var. oleracea cultivar TO1000 chromosome C3, BOL, whole genome shotgun sequence, a single genomic window includes:
- the LOC106333841 gene encoding putative F-box protein At1g47790, giving the protein MEQQDQKKNRNDYKGCFPIDLTSEILLRLPEKSVARFRCVSKLWSSISTDPYFINLFETRSPRQTILLCVRKYDRLFVSSIPQHKHMHTLHQSSNKSFSSSQPISCYNMKFPETNGLYPTESVHGLICFQESGKPVVWNPSKKEFVTLPKPRKSWNDITVFLGYDPTQGKHKVMCLPCNRSTDVCRILTLGSAQESWRTVKTNQNHRSSINTIGRCIKGVIYYLAYIFHSRLQVIMSFNIKSEKFDMIPLPLEDIDRSFLITYVGRLAFVDKKSPGRMFILEDAERHKWSSQNFLACLRHRDVITSQYLHLGGSTHAGELVYLAPYFKKLSYILFCDPVRNSFRRFEFKGIAEDESWLNADQDVPLFSPMSPLHIFPNHTESQISL; this is encoded by the coding sequence ATGGAGCAACAAGATCAAAAGAAGAACAGAAACGACTACAAAGGATGCTTTCCTATCGATCTAACCTCAGAGATACTTTTGAGGCTACCTGAGAAATCTGTCGCGAGGTTCCGTTGCGTGTCAAAGCTTTGGTCATCAATAAGCACCGATCCATATTTCATCAACTTGTTCGAAACTCGGTCCCCACGGCAAACTATTCTACTCTGCGTCAGAAAATATGACCGTCTGTTTGTTTCCTCGATTCCGCAGCATAAGCACATGCATACTCTTCATCAGAGTTCTAACAAGTCTTTCTCATCTTCTCAGCCTATTAGTTGTTATAATATGAAGTTCCCAGAAACTAATGGTTTATATCCTACAGAATCTGTCCACGGCTTGATCTGTTTCCAGGAATCAGGAAAGCCCGTAGTTTGGAACCCTAGTAAGAAAGAGTTTGTAACCTTACCCAAGCCAAGAAAGAGCTGGAATGATATAACAGTTTTCTTAGGATATGATCCAACCCAAGGTAAACACAAAGTAATGTGCCTTCCTTGTAACAGAAGTACTGATGTGTGTCGAATCTTAACATTGGGATCAGCTCAAGAATCATGGAGAACGGTCAAAACTAACCAAAACCATCGTTCTTCCATTAATACTATTGGGCGATGTATCAAGGGGGTTATATACTATCTAGCCTATATTTTTCACAGTCGTCTTCAGGTTATAATGAGTTTCAATATCAAATCTGAAAAATTCGATATGATACCATTACCACTGGAAGATATAGATAGATCTTTTCTGATAACTTATGTGGGAAGGTTAGCTTTTGTTGATAAAAAAAGTCCTGGAAGAATGTTTATTTTGGAGGATGCAGAGAGACACAAGTGGTCGAGCCAAAACTTCCTTGCATGTTTACGTCACCGTGATGTGATTACTTCACAATATTTGCATTTAGGAGGTTCTACCCATGCTGGTGAGCTTGTTTATTTAGCTCCCTATTTTAAAAAATTGTCATATATTCTATTTTGTGATCCCGTGAGAAACAGCTTTAGAAGATTTGAATTTAAAGGAATCGCAGAAGACGAATCTTGGCTCAATGCAGATCAAGATGTACCACTTTTCTCTCCTATGAGTCCTCTCCATATTTTTCCAAATCATACTGAGAGTCAAATTTCTTTGTAA